GCTCATGAGCCAATAAAATTATCCAAGTCTGGTAAATATATGAATCTCGATCCTGTTATGTCAACTTTCAATTTGACAGTACTAACTGAAGTACCTCTTCCTCACGCTGTTTCTTTAgcttctcctcctcttctttCTTTTGACGTTCAAGAGCAGCTTCTCTTGCTGCAGCTTCCTCTGCCCTGCGGAGCTCAGCCTCCTGCACAGTCTTCAACTCTTTTTCTCgatcagcttggagggctgcaAGGTACTCATCATCCTGCAATTGAAATGTTGGTAGTCATATGCAATACTTGTAATACTCCAGCAGATGAATACTGCTCGATACCTGTTGTATTTTTTTTGCTTTCTCTTTTTGGTTCACATGAGTACAGCATTTATGCATGATCAAAAAATTTTTGGTAGAGTCTCCCCTCCCGACTTCCCCAAAACAAAAAATACTGTTCAATACCTGCTGTTCCCTTAACAACCGCTGTGCAGTTAATGTTGGTGATGGAGGACGTGCTACTCGGGGATAATGAGTTGACCTTCCACGGGTTGGGAAGGAAAATGGATATGGTGCTCCTTCAGGAATCCCACCAAACATTGCAGCCTCAAGCATAACAGCTTCGTCATGCTCTTCAGAAGAAATGCCACCCCACTTTTCAAGGAAGTTAAAACAGCACTGTGAGTTGTGATGAAACTACAATTTGTAAAAACAATAGCTCACACTAGAGGCAAGATGGGAACAGAATACCTCTTCGAAACCGCCATAATGCTGATGGTCATTTTGAACATTATGCGGATGAGGACTCGGGGGAGGACTGTTGGCCATTTGCACCGATTCCATCGGATCAGTAGTTCTGTTTCGAACACGTCTATAGCGATGCCTAACTAAAGGTTGTTCGTCATCATCTCCGATGTCCTCTTGGAAGTTCTCTTCATCTACAGTTTGCTCAGAAGTTCCAACTTCCCCTGTTAGCCCTTGCCTACAATTAGAAAGGACATGTATGAGGAATTGGCCGCTAGTAGAGAGAACTAGATTGTATTGCTAAAGGCTGGCTAAAAAGATTGCATGAAAATGGCGCACACAAACAGTGAAAGATATCGTATCCTGCAAGGCTGTTTGGCTCCTATGCAGATGGAACCATAAAAAAATCAAGAAATGATAGGGAATAGAAATTGAGCCATTAATTTATTATTAATAACCCACATAGTACCACTATTCTAGAAATTGCAAGAATATATATATGATTTAGGGCTACCACTGTTCTATGCATTTCAAAAACATATATATTCACCTTGCAATTATCTCACTTGCTCCTTTAGTGTCTTCTTTATCAGATAAATCAGGAGAATGATCCACTACATGCGTTCCCTCTTGGCGCAGAGCTCTCTCTCGCTCTGCTGTCTGATAGTCACATTAAAGAACATATTGAGgatattgatagatgaacaaaAATACACAGCTATACCTTAGAAGTTAAAATCCTACCTCCAAGGACAAAGAAACTGCCCGAGCAAGCTCATCATCACCTCTGCCACGTGAGGCGTTCTCCGATTCACCTCTGTTTAGACCCTGCGCACAATGGATTTTGTTCAAAAGTTTGTTTAAACAGATGGAAATTTGATAGATCCAAAAGCAAAAGCATACATTTGTCATGCCTTCAGCTTCCCTTTTTGAAGCTTCAATTGCTGCCCGGATCATTTGCTCTTCTATATCATTGTTATAGTCACTAACATCAACAAGTGGAGGAGCACTTGGCATGGAATGATTTGGGCGTGAAGTGCTGCTTGGGATATTAGGATCGTGAGCAGATGGTGTTGATGGCaaatcttcatcatcttcatcaactaTAACAGTCCCATGAACCTCTGGACCATAGAAAGATTCACGTCCAGTAACATCCTCAATAACCGGACCCTGACCAGAACTGCCTGTCTGAGTGTTGGTGTCCTTAACTTCAATAGGTATCTGCCTCACCTCCCTAGGATGCGTAACCTGAGGTCCCCTTCGAAATATATCAGCAGCAGTTATGTCGGCAAGAcctggatccaaaagtgcaaaagggTTGCCCAAAGTTCTAGGGAACAAAGGTCTGTTAAACATGGGATCAAGTGGTTCATCCAGCTCCATGTCATCATCACTGGCAGGCACAGGATTCTGATTGATTCTGGTGCTGAAAATCATTCAATTGAGCATTTCATTTCAGTCATGACAAAAGGAACAGTGAAAAAATACTACAACAACAAATGCATAGAAGTCAAGAGAAGAAACACATACGTGGACCTATCTCCCTCATTAAAATAAGCATTCACGGCTCCATTTAGGTCGTTGCCATGTTCCTGAGGGGGCAAAGAGGTCAGCCATTGTATCTAATATATGAATCCAAGGCATGGTCATATATTTCTCATATCTGCATTCTGTATCTTCAGTTATACAACTTTTGTATCTTTTATTTAAGTTCAAAATTATTAAGTGGGTTAAAATGCAGCACACTGGATGGCAAGTGATTAAAATAACCCACTATGGACACCTCAAAGCACTCCGACATTTTAAAATATACTGCGGTGTTTCATTCAGCAGTCCAACTCCACATCACAAAAGCAAACAGGATCAATGAATCCCAAAGACTAATGCGACATAAAAATAGGGACAAGGCAAGCCTTAAAAAGCTAGTAGATAACAAAATTCTACCCCCAGATGAACAAACATCCAAGCAAGTGGTTTCCCACTCCTACACCAAATCAATCCAATCTGAAATTCCAGAACATGAGCATCCAAACAGAATTTAACATAAATGAACTTGGTTCTCCTGCTAGATGACTAAGGAACCACAATTCACAGTTGCAGCATTTCAAGAGATCAGATGCACCACCTCCACTTATGTATTCCGACCCTGATCTAGTGAAGTTTCGGCAATTTTTCACACCGCACAAACGCAAACTAGAAATCAATCACAATTCACAGCACGACCAGAAAACCACCGCCCTTACATTACACTCCCAGAGAATTCCGCTATTTTTGGCACCCCTAAAACCACAGCGAAACGAACTCCGATCACTCATACGAAACCCTGGCTCAAATCGGACATCTCATACCCATCCGCCGCAGCCGCTCACCCGCCATCTAACCACCCCCACGCAGTGAGAATCCGGAGCCCAACCCTAACCCCAAGCAACTAATAATCCCCAAACGCACGGGGCCGTGGCACCAATGGGCAGAGAAAGGGGGGCAGATTGCGCGGCCAGGCGTCGTCACCTCGagcacgcgggcggcggcggcctcgtcgGCGCCGGTGATGCTGACGAAGGTGTCGATCGCCTCCTGCGGCGGCCACGCCATGGAGGgaggcgcgccggcgccgggtcCGGCCCGGGGCTCCccggcgacgcggcggcgacggcgaggaggatGCGGGCCGCGgcggagaggagaggagaggagaggagtcGCGAAGCAGCGCACGGAGCCGTGCGTGTTAATTCAAGTGCTTTCTTATTCTCCCCTCCGCCTCCCTCGCGGGCCGTGGGCCGTGGGCTTGTGGGCCGCGGTGAGAACGACGGACGCCGGAAAAGACGCCCGTGCCCTCGCGAGCGCTCGCGCGCTACCAGAAAGGAGTAGGGGCATGGCCGTAAAACACAATGGACAGACCCCGTTGCAGTTGCTTTTCTATCATCTTGCGAAACAAGTATGCCGTGAAAGAGGACAAAGAGAAAGGAAAGGCGTTGGGCCTTGCTCGCGAAGGAATGGAGGAAGCTTTGGTGAGGCTGAAAGCATCTGCAGCCAGTAGCCACCATTGGCTGGTAGTATGCCTTGCTGCACCGAGGAGAATTCGGTAACACGAAGACCTTTTTGGCTTCGTGAATTGCATCAATGGATTGCTCGTGCTGTAGAGGAAAAATGTTCAGATTACACACGTTCTTCTCCAGCAAACCGCAGGTGTGTGTATAGAGTTTTCTGAAGATGTAACACACAGCCGCTCCAGAGTTACTAGTTTGGATATTCATTCTTTTTTCACATCGGCCACTGATATTGGCAGAAAGGTTCTGTTCCTTTTCACTTACAAATCCAACGATTAAGCCTAATCCTCCTTGGGTTATACGATCCGTTGGTTGAGTGTCAACGTATGACATTGAACGCTGGCAATCTTCAGACTCACGCTCAAAATCTATAGATTGTGTGATGGCCTTCAACAATTATCAAAGTTTAGAGAAGTAACCAATCTCTGTCAATCAGATTGCTCAGAATGGTTTTTACACAGTTCAGCAGTCAGCAGCTAATGCTGGTGAAATCGATACAAGAACTGCGGCGAAATCCATAGTTACGAGCTCAGGTTACAGTTGAGAAACATTTGTGCTTCACATAACCATACAGAAATCAGGCACGAGGAGTGCAGGCAGGTCTTGCTATGCACAAACACACAAGCACAAAAATGGTTCCCACCAGAGGCATGTATTTTGCACAGAAGCTAATGGAAAGCTGAACCATCAAGTGTTGCACTTCCATCTGGATGTTGGTACGCAGTTCAGGTACTGGCACCAGTGGCAGCTGTCGTTCCCATTCTTGCCCTTGAAGAGCATCACCAGGATAATCACAAATCTGCACCGTAAAGTCACGTTTGTCAGGCTTTGAGTCTATATTCTTAACAAAAAGAATCAGCATTGCTCATACAAAGTACGGCACTAGTACACAACAAGGCAATATGTGGGTACCACATCACCTATTAGTCTAGTACTAAGTGATATGTGAACCATACAGATCGTGTGAATGTGCATTGCCTTTGATGATCGAGACTTACCCAACTACCAGCAATATGAGTGCAGCAACCCACAAGACGTACTGGTACAATTTGTACTTTGGAGGTTGATTAGTTTGAGGTAGCTCGTTGCGTTCCATCCAACCAAATTGAGGTCTTGCCAGCAACACAAATCCAAGAAGAAATCCAGAAGCAAATCCACCAATGTGGGCAAAATTATCAGCATGGGGTAATATCCCAATGGCCAAATTAATTGCAATTATGAACAGTAGAGTTATAATTGCTGCTGCCTGCATGAGTGAATCACCTGGAACTTAGCAAAAAAAGAGGGCGGAGAGAAAAACTGCAAGACAGAAAAaacagcgcgcgcgcgcgcgcacacgtGTGTGTCTCCTGCTGACCTTGTTGGAATAGATTGTCCAGTTCATAATAAGCTCAGAAAGCATAGATCCAAGGAGGCCAAACAAAGCCCCAGAGGCACCAACAGAGATGTAGTTACTCCGTAAGAACAGTGCAGACAGGACACTGCCGCCAAAACCAGATATCAAGTAGATGACCCCAATGCGCACTTGCAAGCCAGAAAACTGAAGTGAGTTGACAGCAGACTACCACCAAAACCAGATGCAAGAGGTTTTGTCGAAGGTGAACATAGCGTAATTCCAAATCCACGatgaaatgggaagaaattgatCCCTAATAACATGTAAAACCTGACTACTCCTTAAATGACTACCAATAAACAAAATCATATTTGATTACTTCTTAAATGATTGCAATGGTCTTATGTTGAAATCCTAACAGATGGTGCCTTGAGAAAAATATTTAAGTGGTTCCACCACAACGTCATGGCAGAAAACAAACCCTCCATGACTACTTACTTCAGATTTACTTCAGCTTTCCATAAGTTCCAAGACAGAATCAGCTAACAGTGTTTCAATGTTAAAACATAAAGTGCATCGTCCAAACAAAGAGATATTGCAAAACAATAGATGGTCAAGTATTCAATCAAGGTGCTCGAATCGGAAAAGATCGATATACAGTGGTAATGACAAAATGAACCAACAATTGCAAACAAGAAGCTTACCAAACCCAAATTGTTGCTCAAGTCGGATTCCAATGAATAGCAAGCTTAACATGTTGACTATAAGGTGGACTAGGCCAGCATGGAGCCATATACAGCTAATGAGGCGCCATCCTTGGTGCTCATGAACTACTTTGGCCCAGTTAAGTGCTCCCATCTTCTCCAAGCTGCCCAAAGAAATGGAAACTTAAAAACAAAACTTGGTGTGCATTGTTATACTTTACATTCACACAATGCACGATAGTGCAGTGTCAAGAGAATGCATTCTCGGTCTCAGATTGGTCTCTAATAAAACTGTCCCACATGGTGGGAAGAGAACAAGTACAAACAAAATAACCTTTGTCACAGCTAAAGATTAAAAAAAATCAGACCTTGCATGATCTTGCACGAGGTAACAGTTCGAATACAAAAAAAAAGCCCCAACTGGCAATATATCCTTGTCACTTAACTGCTCATTATAATtgagaaaaaaaatacaaaTGTGTCTATCAAAGTGTACTAGCAACAAATTTTAACTGTCAGCAAGGGATGTAGACACTAAAAGACAAATCTCTGAAGAATAGAACATTCCACTGCTGACTGAATCCGAATTGTTCAGGTATTGGAATTGCCCTGAAAGTtagttccaaaaaaaaaaagaatcgcCCTGAAGGCTGAAGCTATTAAGCAAAATCAAATGTTTTGGTTGAAATCTACTTGCTACAAGGGGAGCAATCTGCAATAGATCTAAATAGTCACCATATTCAGCAAATCAGCACAATGACCCTAATATTTCCAATCGGTATGAGCGGAAAAGGAGCAAGAAAGTGGCAACAGACGCAGATTCTGGGTGGTACACTGAAAAAAAACCAAGCTTTACTAGCGAATAGACTTGAAATCCAGCCAAGATGCGACCTTTCACTTGAAATCATGCGCTAGAACCGGCACAAACCCCTCCTGCAACCCCCCGATTTCTCATCGAATCCAACAAAATTCAGCGGAGCCCGAAGCCAGTCGCGCGAGTGACGGGACGTACGTGGCGGAGGAGGGCCCAAGGAGCGGGTTCTCCCGCAGCGGCTGGAAGGCGAACCGTCGGAGAAACCCCGACGCGACgcacccggcgccgccgccgagcgcgcTTCCGTGGCGCGGGCAGTCGTTGACGAACATCTCGGCGGCGAAGACCGCGATGCAGGCGACGAGCACGGTGGGGACGAGCCAcggccaccaccgccgctcctcgtccgcgccgccgccgtacgAGCCGGGGTACTGGTAGTACCCCGCGCCCGGGGCCTTcgcctcgccgccgctcgccatgGCTGGTGACGGGTTTCTTGACCCGCGGCGGtgtcggcggcggccgcgcgcccgcTGTTATAGCGTGCGGGGGTAGTGGACTGGTGGGTGCGTGCGGTCTCGCGGGGCTCGTCGCTGCCTTTTGGCTTGGCTTGGAAGCGAGGAGGGGAAagacggaggaggaggtgggagTGGAGAGTGCGGTGGCTCCGGCCCGGTGGGGGAGACTGGAGAGCGATGGCTGTGGCGCCGTTACGCTGGCGTGCTGGGACCACCTGTCGGCGAGTGGTGCCCGTTCTTCTCGGTTCCCTTTGGCAGCTTCGGGGCCTTCGCCTTCCGGGGCAGTGGAGCTGTGGTGCTGCAAACGAGTTGCTTGGTTTGCTAGCAAAGCCACCGTCCTCGTCCTCGTCTTCTATTCTTCTCGATTTGGATCACCCTTTCCCTTTGCTTGGACAGACAGGACATTCCATCTTCTACCGTCTTCTTCTCGAAGCAACCGGCCATTCAGATCGGTGAGAAAGCACGGCGTGATGTTTTTAATTTTGGAAGTGGCGTCTGGAGAAGCGCAAACCATTTGCGTCACAGTTTTGCAACGTAGATAGAGCTAAAGAAAACGGTGCCCACAGTTTCGACACCAAGGCCAAATGCGCAGTCTTGGCGGTGGCAGCAGTACGCAAGTGCAACGCGTGATCCTGTTTCTGGTTTCGCTCCAATGCATTCAGGCTTCAGCGAGTTGCGCGTCGCGTCGCGTCGAGAGCGTCCGTTGCAATCTCGTGCTGGCGCCGTACGGTACGCTCGCGAGCCCGTCCGATAGGTTGGTTCCCCGGCCACTGTCAAACTGTCAGGACGAGACGCTGCGTCGCATGTGGTAGCTCGCAGTCCTTGTGCTCCCAGCTCGCCCTGCCTGGCGAGCAATCCCGGATTCGGCCGAGACGTGCGTGGCAATCCGCGAAGCTAAGgtagtgtttggatccaaacgGTAAAAGTGTAAAAATTTTGCTATTTGTCAAAAGTGGCAAAAGTTTTGCTATTAGAGGTGTTTGATCCAAATGGCAAAAATTTTGGCAAAAGCTCATTTAaacctcttttctcctttttgccaTAAGTGTGTTTGGGTCCAAATGaaaaaaaagagcaaatttttTACTGTTTCCTTTTGCTATCTGTTTTTGCTGTTTCCGCCATAGGGTGTTTGGgtccaaatggaaaaaaaagagcaaattttttgctatttgcccttttgccaaaggatccaaacaggccctaattCTGCGGATGACCGTAAATTTCCTTCGTTACGGTCGATAGGATCCGCACACGTGATATGTTACACATATATActaaatattaaataaaatttatcatttcagaaatattaaataaaattcatttaaaataatttttaaagataggtgctaattcgcgagatgaatttaaTGAATCTAATTAATTTACTATTTGCAACGgtaatgctacagtaatcatccgctgaTCATGaattaatatacctcattagattcgtctcgggAATTAGCCTAGAGGTCAgcaattagattttattttaagCACTTCTAAATAATAAGATTTTTTTTATATAATAGAACTAAAGTTTACCTCTTCCTAAGCAAGCACCACATATCATCCTTCATTTCTCTTTACTTTTCGCTTCCCCACTCAATTGTCACAACCTAACTCATTTCTCTTTCTCGCTtcatttccttttccccttctATCTCTTCTCTCGCCAAGTAAACCGGTTTACTCTACCGAGTCACCGCTGCGAGTCGCTGCCTGATTGCTGCCTCAGTTGTAACCGCGCGTCCAGGCTTGAGGCGGCTCGAGCTTCGTGCCGCGGAGCGGAGGTCGTCGGTGAGCAGCATCGCGCGGTGTTCCACCAGGACTAGGGGATCTTGACGACGCGCGCCGACGTGCCGGTGGATGCTCGAGGAGCAACGGCCGTGTGGATTGGCTCGCTGGCCTCGGGCTCGGGGTGCAGCGGATCTCCGGCGTGCAGCAGCCGTTGTGAGTTGCGGGTTCTAGTTCTTTTAGCCTTCTCTTTTTCGTTTCTAATTTTTTGCCGCGCAATTTTTTATACAAAATTATTACACGCATCTTTTTACAAACTTTTAACATTTTATCTCCCTTTTTTGAAAGTTTCCGAAAAAGATTTCCACATAAGATTTTCTCATCTATTTTTTCTTGAATGTTTGTCTCCCAATGTTTTGATCCATTCTTCACCCTTTTGTGTTCAACTTTTTTCATTCTGAATTTTTGTGTATCAATTATTTTAAGCCAAAACATTTTGTTTGTAACATTCTTATTTTTTGTTCATATAGTTTCTGTTTTCATTATTTTTTAGAATATGTtctttatttttataatttttgtgTACTTAAATTTTTGGTACAAATCATAAAAAGTTGGCGTGCATAATTTTGTTGTTTAATAAAATTATGCGATTTCTATACACATAATTATGTTGCACAGTTCTGTTCTGATTTTTTGTTACATATATTTTTGCTTATATAAACTTTTTTATATAATTGTGTTATATAAAATTTTTGCTTTTGCATAAATTTCTGTTACTTAAATTTGCATCTACATTTCAGAAACTCTTTGGTAAATATTTTCTATCATGCGCAAGGTGCAAGTGCGGGTGTTGGGTGCGTGTGAAGGAGTGGGGACCAGTGCTACTAAGCGCAAGTGGCTTGTGAAGCTGGAACCTTGAAAGGGAATGGCAGGCGCGGGACGGATGACTAACGCGGAAACCGAAAACGGAAACAAACCACTTGGTCAGAATTCAACCGCATAAAAGTTAATTTACGGGCGACCTTAAACTAGCTTAGCCCATGGCAATCCACTGCTTCTCTCCCATCTTACAGTCGCCTCCCACCACCGCGCCGCGCGTCCGATGGCTTGCTCCGCCATCCAACGGGCGGCAGCCTCCCGCACCATATGCTGAGGGTCCCGGCTCCGGCTGGGGCTGTCGTACCTCTGACTGGATCGGCGACCTCGGCGCGGGCGGCTTCGCCAGCGTCAGCAAggcgcgccaccgccgcaccGGCGCGGTGTTCGCGCTCAATATGTCGTTCCATGCTGATCCCGACATAGAGGAAGAGGCCAAGGTGCTCAGCCGCGCTGCCGTATGCTCCGCGGGCCCGCCGCGTTCGCGCTCGAGTTCATGGACGCCGGCTTGCTCGGCCGTatcctctgccgccgccgggGTAGAGGGATCCCGGAGCCGGCGCTCTTCGAGGCGTTGCGTCGTGGCCCGTGGACTCCCGTAGCGTCGCGCGCCTCGACGTCAAGCCGAACAACCTCCTCGCCAACTCCCGCGACtgcggcggccgccggccggACGATTTGTAATATAGGTCATGAATCTTTGCATAAAGACCTCTGAGTATATGCAACGTGTCCCCTGGattggatcgcgattagtaatcgcgatccaaCTATTTTCACTTAAACCCCTATTTCGGGAATAGGAATTTACAAATAGCACCCTAGTTCGGATTGCCTCTGCCCCCTGCCCGTCCGACGCAtgcccgccgccgtcccgcccgCCGGAATCGCGAGGACCCTCCTCGCCCTTTTCGAATCCGGCAAGCCTTGCTCCAGTTCCTACCGACGGTGGTGACTCTTCCGTGGCGTCTACTTCCGGAGCGGTTTACCTACGTCGAGCGGCTGGCCGCGGAGAGCTTGATCGCAGCGCACCGACCTGTAATTCTACCGACTTTTAAAAAAATAATGTTTCGGTGATTGGAGGTGCTCCAGCAGATTGTCAATTCAATTTTCAATACTTAAAATTTTTTGGCAAACACCAGAACACACCTCCATCCACCCTAAATGAAGGGGATTTATCCCCCTATCTATTTTTGGTGATTGGCTTTTTGACAGTTTGCTGCACCAACCATTATCAAAAATACAAAAGTAGTTATAGGTAATAGAGAGAATGTATGTTTTGAGCGTAAGGTACAAGTAATCTGTTGGAGATGCTATTTTCGTAGGACAGCACATGACCTGATCTTGAATCCATGGCCACAACGAATTCAACGGCAAGGAACTAAACTGGATGGGTGAATGGCCGTACAGATCAAACATGCCAGAGAACGAAGTTTCTATTCTCTGATGAAGAAAAGGAACTGAAGGACTGACAGTCCCTAGAACAAAGAGGCTTTTTTTTCCTCTTAACATAAGATTGTTGTCTGTTCCAGACCTAAATGAGTATTGAAATCTAGAAATACTAGGTCATTGTGAACTATGA
The Panicum hallii strain FIL2 chromosome 6, PHallii_v3.1, whole genome shotgun sequence genome window above contains:
- the LOC112898577 gene encoding plant UBX domain-containing protein 8-like, producing the protein MAWPPQEAIDTFVSITGADEAAAARVLEEHGNDLNGAVNAYFNEGDRSTTRINQNPVPASDDDMELDEPLDPMFNRPLFPRTLGNPFALLDPGLADITAADIFRRGPQVTHPREVRQIPIEVKDTNTQTGSSGQGPVIEDVTGRESFYGPEVHGTVIVDEDDEDLPSTPSAHDPNIPSSTSRPNHSMPSAPPLVDVSDYNNDIEEQMIRAAIEASKREAEGMTNGLNRGESENASRGRGDDELARAVSLSLETAERERALRQEGTHVVDHSPDLSDKEDTKGASEIIARQGLTGEVGTSEQTVDEENFQEDIGDDDEQPLVRHRYRRVRNRTTDPMESVQMANSPPPSPHPHNVQNDHQHYGGFEEWGGISSEEHDEAVMLEAAMFGGIPEGAPYPFSFPTRGRSTHYPRVARPPSPTLTAQRLLREQQDDEYLAALQADREKELKTVQEAELRRAEEAAAREAALERQKKEEEEKLKKQREEEELESELAAKQASLPKEPLQNDEGAVTVVVRMPDGSRRGRRFLKSDKLQYLFDFIDISRTFKPGTYRLVRSYPRRAFTDGESQMSLSDLGLTSKLEALFLEKISG
- the LOC112898580 gene encoding RHOMBOID-like protein 2, with the protein product MASGGEAKAPGAGYYQYPGSYGGGADEERRWWPWLVPTVLVACIAVFAAEMFVNDCPRHGSALGGGAGCVASGFLRRFAFQPLRENPLLGPSSATLEKMGALNWAKVVHEHQGWRLISCIWLHAGLVHLIVNMLSLLFIGIRLEQQFGFVRIGVIYLISGFGGSVLSALFLRSNYISVGASGALFGLLGSMLSELIMNWTIYSNKAAAIITLLFIIAINLAIGILPHADNFAHIGGFASGFLLGFVLLARPQFGWMERNELPQTNQPPKYKLYQYVLWVAALILLVVGFVIILVMLFKGKNGNDSCHWCQYLNCVPTSRWKCNT